A stretch of Deinobacterium chartae DNA encodes these proteins:
- a CDS encoding NAD-binding protein, with translation MTSPLEAAELRARILLLLGLLASLIALGTLGYVLLEGWSFLDGLYMTLMVLTTVGLGEVKPLHPGGKWVTIALMTVGIGIVLYALTTLAETVLRSLTSPRRHVRQVEKRMHKLQNHVIVCGFGQVGEQVCHALHEAGYSFALIERDPARVRHAQSLGYLVLEDDATHDDALRRAGIERANTLVTVLDSDASNLYVTLSARQLGARVSIIARSNAPESAHKLERAGADRVVNPYRASGLSMASLVLRPSLAEFVEKITLGNLDFRLEEIRLGPDSGLIGSDAAQLARLGVTVVAVRGADGSIRRSSSQLHLRAGDVLLAIGTDVEMQALEAAAGSDARNRGA, from the coding sequence GTGACCTCACCGCTCGAGGCCGCTGAGCTGCGCGCCCGCATCCTGCTGCTGTTGGGCCTGTTGGCCTCCCTGATTGCCCTGGGTACGCTCGGTTACGTCCTGCTCGAGGGCTGGAGCTTTCTCGACGGCCTGTACATGACGCTGATGGTGCTGACCACCGTCGGTCTGGGCGAGGTCAAGCCGCTGCACCCGGGCGGAAAGTGGGTCACCATCGCCCTGATGACCGTGGGGATCGGCATCGTCTTGTACGCGCTGACCACCCTGGCCGAAACGGTCCTGCGCAGCCTGACCTCGCCGCGCCGCCACGTCCGGCAGGTGGAGAAACGCATGCACAAACTGCAAAATCACGTGATCGTCTGCGGCTTCGGTCAGGTCGGCGAGCAGGTCTGCCACGCCCTTCACGAAGCGGGATATTCCTTCGCGCTGATCGAACGCGATCCGGCGCGGGTCCGCCATGCCCAGTCGCTGGGCTACCTGGTCCTCGAGGACGACGCCACCCACGATGACGCGCTGCGCCGCGCCGGCATCGAGCGGGCCAACACGCTGGTCACCGTGCTCGACAGCGATGCCAGCAACCTGTACGTGACCCTCTCGGCGCGGCAGCTGGGGGCGCGCGTGAGCATCATCGCGCGCTCCAACGCACCCGAAAGTGCCCACAAGCTCGAGCGTGCCGGGGCGGACCGGGTGGTCAACCCCTACCGGGCCAGCGGGCTGAGCATGGCCTCGCTGGTGCTGCGTCCCTCGCTGGCCGAATTCGTGGAGAAAATAACCCTGGGCAACTTGGACTTTCGCCTCGAGGAAATCCGTCTGGGCCCCGACTCGGGCCTGATCGGGTCAGACGCCGCGCAGCTCGCCCGCCTGGGAGTCACCGTGGTCGCGGTGCGCGGCGCAGACGGCAGCATCCGGCGTTCCAGCTCGCAACTGCACCTGAGGGCAGGGGATGTGCTGCTGGCCATCGGCACCGACGTGGAAATGCAGGCCCTCGAGGCGGCCGCCGGCTCAGATGCCAGAAACCGGGGCGCCTGA
- a CDS encoding trehalose-6-phosphate synthase: MALIVASARAPVAPDAAVPWQAVRDLSHSLWNVLRASVGTLVTAGEPGDLTGAVRLGLTQTAVQGAAALHLVCSGQLSHAELRAESWEALRSENARFAREVARVYQPGDLIVISGLELILLPGILRAALPQARLLLLWPHAFAAAGNLQFFPWHRELLGSMLAADAVFLQDRAAAANLEVAAGLLGATASGGRVSLEGRTVRLASLEGLGEPGIDTVLAQSVRVQADARQLRQRLGVPVVLSADQLDYPAGLIERLQAFETFLRTRTRGHGRVTLVSVAAPVYERLGAYQRLAREVDRWVGRLNGRYAQGTWVPVQYLRRPLSCYDVAVLYAAADVLLATPLCEGPHAPADEWGRLRPQAPLVLSHAASPDGHPRALRVNPYDAQDVAEALGRALRQGGSCSGQLRGCAAAGRTGGLTALLRAEQAIAARSGAPVSGI, translated from the coding sequence ATGGCCCTGATCGTGGCCTCGGCGCGGGCTCCTGTTGCGCCGGACGCCGCCGTACCGTGGCAGGCGGTGCGCGACCTGAGCCACTCGCTGTGGAATGTGCTGCGCGCCTCGGTGGGCACCCTGGTGACCGCCGGGGAGCCCGGCGACCTGACGGGAGCGGTGCGGTTGGGGCTGACGCAGACTGCCGTGCAGGGTGCAGCAGCCCTGCATCTCGTCTGCAGCGGCCAGCTGAGCCACGCTGAACTGCGCGCCGAATCCTGGGAGGCGCTGCGCAGCGAGAATGCCCGTTTTGCCCGCGAGGTCGCCCGCGTCTACCAACCGGGTGACCTGATCGTGATCAGCGGCCTGGAACTGATCCTGCTGCCGGGCATTCTGCGCGCCGCGCTGCCGCAGGCCCGCCTGCTGCTGCTGTGGCCGCACGCTTTCGCGGCTGCGGGCAACTTGCAGTTCTTTCCCTGGCACCGCGAACTGCTGGGCAGCATGCTCGCCGCCGACGCGGTATTTTTGCAAGACCGTGCGGCCGCTGCGAACCTCGAGGTGGCCGCCGGACTGCTGGGAGCTACGGCCTCGGGTGGACGGGTGAGCCTCGAGGGGCGCACGGTGCGCCTGGCCTCGCTGGAAGGACTGGGAGAGCCGGGCATCGATACGGTGCTGGCGCAGTCGGTCCGGGTCCAGGCGGACGCGCGGCAGCTGCGCCAGCGCCTGGGAGTGCCGGTGGTGCTCAGCGCCGACCAGCTGGACTATCCGGCGGGCCTGATCGAGCGCCTGCAGGCTTTCGAGACGTTCTTGCGAACCCGGACGCGCGGGCACGGACGGGTGACGCTGGTGAGCGTGGCCGCCCCGGTCTACGAGCGTCTCGGCGCTTACCAGCGACTGGCGCGCGAGGTGGACCGCTGGGTGGGGCGCCTCAACGGCCGTTATGCCCAGGGAACCTGGGTGCCGGTGCAGTACCTGCGGCGCCCGCTGTCGTGCTACGACGTGGCAGTGCTGTACGCAGCGGCCGACGTGCTGCTGGCCACCCCGCTGTGCGAGGGACCGCACGCGCCTGCCGACGAGTGGGGGCGGCTGCGGCCGCAGGCCCCGCTGGTGCTGAGCCACGCGGCCAGTCCGGACGGGCACCCGCGCGCGTTGCGGGTGAACCCATACGACGCGCAGGACGTAGCCGAAGCGCTGGGCAGGGCGCTGCGTCAGGGGGGGAGCTGCTCCGGGCAGCTCCGGGGCTGTGCGGCCGCGGGGCGCACAGGGGGGCTCACGGCCCTGCTGCGGGCCGAGCAGGCCATAGCGGCCCGCTCAGGCGCCCCGGTTTCTGGCATCTGA
- a CDS encoding PRC-barrel domain-containing protein — MRATELIGQAVHSPQETRLGQVDNVVFDFEQGTLLALQVSADPAGMARVVSFEATYELNPGGPVRVSADDLLPPARLPRVRAALDARAVVGAALTDAQGTVVLGHLSDALFDAQTGRVESYILIPPSAACTRSVVLPQRCVRWRWWGGEVRTEYSVLVRDLLRSRAEVPAWP; from the coding sequence ATGCGGGCAACCGAGTTGATCGGGCAGGCGGTACATTCGCCCCAGGAAACGCGGCTGGGGCAGGTGGATAACGTGGTGTTCGATTTCGAGCAGGGCACGCTCCTGGCCTTGCAGGTATCGGCCGACCCGGCTGGCATGGCGCGGGTGGTGAGTTTCGAGGCGACCTACGAACTGAATCCGGGGGGACCGGTGCGGGTAAGCGCCGATGACCTGTTGCCGCCTGCACGCCTGCCGCGCGTGCGGGCAGCGCTCGATGCGCGGGCGGTGGTAGGCGCCGCGCTGACCGACGCGCAGGGCACGGTGGTGCTGGGTCATCTGAGCGACGCGCTGTTCGACGCGCAGACCGGTCGGGTTGAAAGCTACATCCTGATCCCGCCCTCTGCGGCCTGCACCCGCTCGGTGGTGCTGCCGCAGCGCTGCGTGCGCTGGCGCTGGTGGGGAGGCGAGGTGCGGACCGAGTACAGCGTGCTGGTCCGCGACCTGTTGCGCAGCCGCGCAGAGGTGCCCGCATGGCCCTGA
- a CDS encoding response regulator transcription factor → MQRLLIIEDDPGVLSLLRRSFAYEGYAVQATPDPLEGLRQLEASPPDLVILDLMLPGLSGLEVLRRLRAQRPELPVVLLTARDAPSDQVLGLEAGANDYVTKPFALEVLAARVRAHLRSRTSARPEPLRFADLVLNPAAHTAMRGERAITLTAQEFRLLSTFMETPQHVLSKSVLLDRAWGLSYLGDPNVVETFVKQLRQKLEAAGESRLIHTVRGVGYVLREG, encoded by the coding sequence ATGCAGCGTCTGCTGATCATCGAAGACGATCCGGGCGTACTGAGCCTGCTGCGGCGCAGCTTCGCCTACGAAGGCTACGCGGTGCAGGCGACCCCTGATCCGCTCGAGGGGCTGCGGCAGCTCGAGGCATCGCCCCCGGACCTGGTCATCTTGGACCTGATGCTGCCCGGCCTCAGCGGCCTCGAGGTGCTGCGCCGCCTGCGCGCGCAGCGGCCCGAACTGCCGGTCGTCTTGCTGACCGCGCGCGACGCGCCCAGCGATCAGGTGCTGGGCCTCGAGGCGGGAGCCAACGATTATGTCACCAAGCCGTTCGCGCTCGAGGTCCTGGCCGCGCGGGTACGGGCCCACCTGCGCTCGCGGACGAGTGCGCGGCCCGAGCCGCTGCGCTTCGCGGACCTGGTGCTTAACCCGGCTGCACACACCGCTATGCGCGGCGAGCGCGCCATCACCCTGACTGCCCAGGAGTTTCGGCTGCTGAGTACTTTCATGGAGACGCCGCAGCACGTGCTGTCCAAGAGCGTGCTGCTCGACCGGGCCTGGGGGCTCTCCTACCTGGGTGATCCGAACGTGGTGGAGACCTTCGTGAAGCAACTGCGCCAGAAGCTCGAGGCGGCCGGAGAGTCCCGGCTGATTCACACGGTGCGCGGCGTGGGTTACGTGCTGCGGGAGGGCTGA
- a CDS encoding ATP-binding protein yields MPIRWRLTALFALLCAAALVVVSLVGYGVYVRDQYLATDRVLSLSARHVAAGVQTAGRSHVLEAAPGSVREGGVQVVLRLYDAHGRLLARSPGTSHIPATDPAAPLATRARPAYHAPAPLTRLARTPQPPEGSAYGTLTLNGERWRRYVIRLDRNGVAGRYVEALTPLARLDQASAQLARTLTLLTLASVLLVAGLGWTLVGLALRPVARLTQAAREIARSRDLSRRVPHTGAHDEIGRLGGTFNDMLDSLEGAVRSQQRFVADASHELRVPLTVLRGNLELLRRHPALAAHERGEIVQETEREAARLSRLVSDLLLLARVDADLELNLRALDLRAVALEAFRDARLLAQGQILRFEDGPPLWVRGDADRLKQLLLILLDNAIKFTPAPGTVGVVLRLEGEQVQLEVQDHGVGIREDEQPLVFERFFRGEAARAQEGGSGLGLAIARWIVQQHRGDISLRSRPGEGTVVTVRLPALETVSPATAEAAAG; encoded by the coding sequence ATGCCGATCCGCTGGCGGCTGACCGCGCTGTTCGCGCTGCTGTGTGCGGCGGCGCTGGTGGTGGTCTCGCTGGTCGGCTACGGCGTGTACGTGCGCGACCAGTACCTCGCCACCGACCGCGTGCTGTCGCTGAGCGCCCGGCACGTGGCGGCCGGGGTCCAGACCGCTGGCCGTTCGCATGTCCTCGAGGCCGCGCCCGGCAGCGTGCGCGAGGGCGGCGTGCAGGTGGTGCTGCGGCTGTACGACGCGCACGGGCGTCTGCTGGCTCGCTCGCCCGGCACCTCGCACATTCCCGCGACCGACCCGGCCGCGCCGCTGGCTACCCGTGCGCGTCCGGCCTATCACGCGCCCGCGCCGCTCACCCGCCTGGCTCGCACGCCGCAGCCGCCCGAGGGCTCGGCGTACGGCACGCTGACGCTGAACGGCGAGCGTTGGCGACGCTACGTGATCCGGCTGGACCGGAACGGCGTTGCCGGCCGCTACGTGGAAGCGCTGACGCCGCTGGCCCGCCTCGATCAGGCCTCGGCTCAGCTGGCCCGCACCCTGACGCTGCTCACCCTGGCCTCGGTGCTGCTGGTCGCCGGGCTGGGCTGGACGCTGGTCGGGCTGGCCCTGCGCCCGGTGGCACGTCTGACGCAGGCCGCACGTGAGATCGCCCGCTCACGCGACCTCAGCCGCCGGGTGCCGCACACGGGCGCGCACGACGAAATCGGCCGGCTCGGGGGCACGTTCAACGACATGCTCGACAGCCTCGAGGGGGCGGTGCGCTCGCAGCAGCGCTTTGTCGCCGACGCCTCGCACGAGCTGCGCGTCCCGCTGACCGTGCTGCGCGGCAACCTCGAGCTGCTGCGGCGCCATCCGGCGCTGGCGGCCCACGAGCGCGGCGAGATCGTGCAGGAAACCGAGCGCGAGGCCGCGCGGCTCTCGCGGCTGGTCAGCGACCTGCTGCTGCTGGCCCGCGTGGACGCGGACCTCGAGCTGAACCTGCGCGCGCTGGACCTGCGCGCGGTGGCCCTCGAGGCCTTCCGAGACGCGCGCCTGCTGGCCCAGGGCCAGATCCTGCGCTTCGAGGACGGACCGCCGCTGTGGGTGCGCGGCGACGCCGACCGCCTCAAACAGCTGCTGCTGATTCTGCTCGACAACGCGATCAAGTTCACGCCCGCGCCGGGCACGGTCGGCGTGGTCTTGCGCCTCGAGGGAGAACAGGTTCAGCTCGAGGTGCAAGACCACGGGGTGGGCATCCGGGAAGACGAACAGCCGCTGGTCTTCGAGCGCTTCTTTCGCGGCGAGGCCGCTCGCGCGCAAGAAGGCGGGAGCGGCCTCGGGCTCGCCATCGCACGCTGGATCGTGCAGCAACACCGCGGAGACATCTCGCTGCGCAGCCGCCCCGGCGAGGGCACGGTCGTCACCGTGCGGCTGCCGGCGCTCGAGACTGTGTCCCCGGCGACCGCAGAGGCAGCCGCAGGCTAG
- a CDS encoding HD domain-containing protein, producing the protein MDRAEAYRLMCEHTPSESLRRHMLNVETAMRWYARHWGEDEELYAVTGLLHDFDYEQHPEEHPVWGVRYLREHTDTPEVVLEAILGHVASAPRPTRLAKTLFAVDELTGLVQAAALIRPDKDLRKLEFSSLKKRFKSRAFAAGVNRDEVEQGARELGVDLEEHLANVLRAMQEVAEPQAAS; encoded by the coding sequence ATGGACCGCGCCGAAGCCTACCGCCTGATGTGCGAACATACCCCTTCCGAGTCGCTGCGCCGCCACATGCTCAACGTCGAGACCGCCATGCGCTGGTACGCCCGCCACTGGGGCGAGGACGAGGAGCTCTACGCGGTGACCGGCCTGCTGCACGACTTCGACTACGAGCAGCACCCCGAAGAGCATCCGGTCTGGGGCGTGCGCTACCTGCGCGAGCACACCGATACGCCCGAAGTGGTCCTCGAGGCGATCTTGGGTCACGTGGCCAGCGCGCCGCGTCCGACCCGGCTGGCCAAAACCCTGTTTGCGGTAGACGAGCTGACCGGGCTGGTGCAGGCCGCTGCCCTGATTCGCCCGGACAAGGACCTGAGAAAGCTCGAGTTCTCCAGCCTCAAGAAACGTTTCAAAAGCCGCGCGTTCGCCGCCGGGGTGAACCGCGACGAGGTCGAGCAGGGTGCCCGCGAGCTCGGCGTGGACCTCGAAGAGCACCTTGCCAACGTGCTGCGAGCCATGCAGGAAGTGGCCGAGCCGCAGGCTGCCTCCTGA
- a CDS encoding MFS transporter, with translation MQTKLWNKDFTLYWLGTAQATFGTSLAGVALSFLVLELTGSAASMGITLALALAPGLLSPLAGTLVDRIPLKLPLVAGDFVRGLLMLGVWMLAEGGQLHVAALYALALLSGLIGAIYQPAAASLIPTLVPAGELARANGLLGMATQSMRLIGLVAGGWMVGQIGSAGSLAVNGVSFLVMGVLLMFVRMPRRAAPAGRGFWQDFREGFQVVRASRVISLIMVLAFFINAAFAPLEMLLPVQMQRYGVGAQGYGMFMGLMTLGMLLGSGMVAALGARFRGQLGLALGLAGLGLSLVLLALTPSYLPSLIGSVLMGLSLGVTNTAVGLLAQTLVAPEFRGRVFGFVGAVAQIGMPLTLLLLASVADRLPISGIFWAAGLTTLATAAAWTLWGRERPGIVQPKTV, from the coding sequence ATGCAGACCAAGCTGTGGAACAAAGACTTCACCCTGTACTGGCTGGGTACGGCCCAGGCAACCTTTGGTACCTCGCTGGCCGGGGTGGCATTGTCCTTCCTGGTCCTCGAGCTGACCGGATCGGCCGCCTCGATGGGCATCACCCTGGCGCTGGCACTCGCTCCGGGCCTGCTCAGCCCACTGGCGGGCACCCTGGTAGACCGCATTCCGCTCAAGCTGCCGCTGGTGGCCGGGGATTTTGTGCGGGGCCTGCTGATGCTGGGCGTGTGGATGCTGGCCGAGGGCGGTCAGCTGCACGTGGCGGCGCTGTACGCCCTGGCCCTGCTCAGCGGGCTGATTGGTGCGATCTATCAGCCCGCCGCCGCCTCGTTGATCCCGACCCTGGTGCCCGCAGGAGAACTCGCGCGCGCCAACGGGCTGTTGGGCATGGCTACCCAGAGCATGCGCCTGATCGGACTGGTGGCCGGTGGCTGGATGGTCGGTCAGATCGGTTCGGCCGGCTCGCTCGCCGTGAACGGCGTGTCCTTTTTGGTGATGGGCGTGCTGCTGATGTTCGTTCGCATGCCCCGGCGGGCCGCTCCTGCGGGCCGAGGCTTCTGGCAGGATTTCCGGGAAGGATTCCAGGTGGTGCGGGCCAGCCGGGTCATCTCGCTGATCATGGTCCTGGCCTTTTTCATCAACGCGGCCTTTGCTCCGCTGGAAATGCTGCTTCCGGTGCAGATGCAGCGCTACGGCGTGGGCGCGCAGGGATACGGCATGTTCATGGGGCTGATGACCCTGGGCATGCTGCTGGGCAGCGGCATGGTGGCCGCGCTGGGAGCGCGTTTCCGGGGCCAGTTGGGGCTGGCCCTGGGCCTGGCTGGCCTGGGCCTGAGCCTGGTGTTGCTGGCCCTGACCCCCAGCTACCTGCCCAGCCTGATCGGGTCGGTGCTGATGGGCCTCAGCCTGGGCGTCACCAACACCGCCGTCGGGCTGCTGGCCCAGACCCTGGTAGCTCCCGAGTTTCGCGGACGGGTCTTCGGATTCGTAGGAGCCGTGGCTCAGATCGGTATGCCGCTGACCCTGCTGCTGCTCGCCTCGGTCGCCGACCGCCTGCCCATTTCGGGTATTTTCTGGGCGGCGGGCCTGACCACCCTCGCAACCGCTGCTGCCTGGACGCTGTGGGGACGTGAGCGTCCGGGTATCGTGCAACCCAAGACCGTCTGA
- a CDS encoding winged helix-turn-helix domain-containing protein, with translation MTGPFSSSLSQDTRQACSAEQAACLLDPRNFTLLEHLMRQPHSASELARILEQPLPQTHYRLRKLERAKVAELSSLEQRAGRAIRRYRVHPDWMIPFALTEAATLQDLLEAQLSPRLHRITELTAQQMLQSRAAWALRLHYTAENNGATLTFEGPGGDRSTPRTPGIGQWGSLSLRPERAAELSQKLQDLMREYDAPDDPKAIPYLQGLFLVPGEW, from the coding sequence ATGACAGGGCCTTTTTCAAGTAGCCTCTCCCAGGACACGCGGCAGGCCTGCAGCGCCGAACAGGCAGCCTGCCTGCTCGACCCGCGAAACTTCACGCTGCTCGAACACCTGATGCGGCAGCCCCACAGCGCCAGCGAACTCGCCCGCATCCTCGAGCAGCCGCTGCCCCAGACCCACTACCGCCTGCGCAAGCTCGAGCGCGCCAAAGTGGCCGAACTCAGCAGCCTCGAGCAGCGCGCCGGACGCGCCATCCGCCGTTATCGCGTGCACCCGGACTGGATGATTCCCTTCGCTCTTACCGAGGCCGCCACCTTGCAGGACCTGCTCGAGGCCCAGCTTTCTCCGCGCCTGCACCGCATCACCGAACTCACCGCCCAGCAGATGCTCCAAAGCCGAGCTGCCTGGGCGCTACGGCTGCACTACACCGCTGAAAACAACGGTGCCACCCTGACCTTCGAAGGTCCCGGCGGCGACCGCTCCACACCGCGCACCCCCGGCATCGGCCAGTGGGGCTCGCTGAGCCTGCGGCCCGAACGCGCGGCCGAACTCAGCCAGAAACTGCAGGACCTGATGCGCGAATACGACGCTCCGGACGACCCCAAAGCCATTCCTTACCTGCAAGGCCTGTTCCTGGTGCCGGGCGAATGGTGA
- a CDS encoding alpha/beta fold hydrolase: MTAWLDESYNEMLNGTELYFEQVGPQDAPVLVFLHGGPGYNAYSFRDLVGEELGDYRVVYLDQRGAGRSAPLELDDSEPLTLDVFVNDLEALREFLGVERLTPLGHGFGALIALEYGRRFPARTERVITVNPWIHMPELALSLLENAARISGKKLEDPAAEVLQNTPEGQHPMVGSARVEAAFAALNARDLLNAMQFVDAASRMRLEFADVESQLLGGAEVQQAFVESGLWEFEYPNFLLDQKRPVVVISGVHDRTSYPGQVEWLQDLAAAEVIELDAGHYPWVDDLESFVAALGRAMEA; the protein is encoded by the coding sequence ATGACTGCCTGGCTGGATGAGTCCTACAACGAGATGCTCAACGGGACCGAACTGTACTTCGAGCAAGTCGGCCCACAGGACGCCCCGGTGCTGGTGTTCTTGCACGGTGGGCCGGGCTACAACGCCTATTCGTTCCGCGATCTGGTCGGCGAGGAACTCGGGGATTACCGGGTCGTTTACCTCGATCAGCGCGGTGCGGGCCGCAGCGCTCCCCTCGAGCTGGATGACAGCGAACCGCTGACTCTGGACGTGTTCGTGAACGACCTCGAGGCCCTGCGCGAGTTCCTGGGCGTCGAGCGTCTGACCCCGCTGGGGCACGGCTTCGGTGCGCTGATCGCCCTCGAGTACGGGCGGCGCTTCCCGGCGCGCACCGAGCGGGTCATCACCGTAAACCCCTGGATTCACATGCCCGAGCTGGCCTTAAGCCTGCTCGAGAACGCCGCTCGAATCAGCGGCAAGAAACTCGAGGACCCGGCCGCCGAGGTGCTGCAGAACACACCCGAGGGCCAGCACCCGATGGTGGGATCGGCGCGGGTCGAGGCGGCGTTTGCGGCCCTTAACGCGCGCGACCTGCTCAACGCGATGCAGTTTGTAGACGCGGCCTCGAGGATGCGCCTCGAGTTCGCCGACGTGGAGTCGCAACTGCTCGGCGGCGCGGAGGTGCAGCAGGCTTTTGTGGAGTCGGGGCTGTGGGAGTTCGAGTACCCCAATTTCCTGCTCGATCAGAAGCGCCCGGTGGTCGTGATCTCGGGCGTGCACGACCGCACCTCGTATCCGGGACAGGTAGAGTGGCTCCAAGACCTCGCCGCAGCCGAGGTGATCGAGCTGGACGCCGGGCACTATCCGTGGGTGGACGACCTCGAGTCGTTCGTGGCGGCCCTGGGGCGGGCGATGGAGGCCTAG
- a CDS encoding peptidoglycan DD-metalloendopeptidase family protein, with protein sequence MRRALSLLITLAVLAALGYFLYPYLQVAYRYMQLMSEEMPESLPVPVRGVSQRSLVDTWGGARSEGRRHEGIDIFAPRNTEILSTTRGVVERIGENRLGGRTVTILGPGGHHHYYAHLERYPDLEVGDWVEPGDVVGYVGDSGNARGTPPHLHYGIYRPGWEAINPYPLLTGRAPSVSEER encoded by the coding sequence GTGAGGCGCGCCCTTTCCCTGCTGATCACCCTGGCCGTGCTGGCTGCCTTGGGGTACTTTCTCTACCCGTACCTGCAAGTCGCCTACCGCTACATGCAGCTGATGAGCGAGGAAATGCCCGAGTCCCTTCCGGTCCCGGTGCGCGGCGTCTCGCAGCGCTCGCTGGTGGACACCTGGGGAGGGGCGCGCTCCGAGGGACGGCGGCACGAAGGCATCGACATCTTCGCACCCCGCAACACCGAGATCTTGTCCACCACCCGGGGCGTGGTGGAACGCATCGGCGAAAACCGCCTGGGCGGACGCACCGTGACCATTCTGGGTCCTGGCGGCCACCACCACTACTACGCCCACCTCGAGCGTTACCCGGACCTCGAGGTGGGCGACTGGGTCGAGCCCGGTGACGTGGTGGGCTACGTCGGCGACTCGGGCAATGCGCGCGGCACGCCGCCGCACCTGCATTACGGCATTTACCGTCCGGGCTGGGAGGCCATCAACCCCTACCCCCTGCTGACCGGGCGCGCTCCGTCGGTCAGCGAGGAACGCTGA
- a CDS encoding 2Fe-2S iron-sulfur cluster-binding protein has translation MPTLHVTDYGSFEVPEGKRLVLALEGAGVPILHRCGGKARCTTCRVVFEAGEPDRMTEAERAVLEAKGLLGQARLSCQMTCQDGMRLAPVMTERNTELTAGTAPAETIEPEPVWISVPR, from the coding sequence ATGCCAACCCTGCATGTCACCGACTACGGCTCGTTCGAAGTGCCCGAAGGCAAGCGTCTGGTCCTGGCCCTCGAGGGGGCAGGTGTGCCGATCCTGCACCGCTGCGGCGGCAAGGCCCGCTGCACCACCTGCCGGGTGGTGTTCGAGGCCGGAGAGCCCGACCGCATGACCGAAGCCGAGCGCGCGGTCCTCGAGGCCAAGGGCCTGCTGGGGCAGGCGCGGTTGTCGTGCCAGATGACCTGCCAAGACGGCATGCGCCTCGCCCCGGTCATGACCGAACGCAACACCGAACTCACCGCCGGGACCGCTCCGGCCGAGACCATCGAGCCCGAACCGGTATGGATCAGCGTTCCTCGCTGA
- a CDS encoding 3-oxoacyl-[acyl-carrier-protein] synthase III C-terminal domain-containing protein, with translation MDLDLPLRISGVGRYLPERVVHSRDLERRCGLPAGWAERRAGVITRRWADPHRETAARMGAWAALEALEDAGLGPRDLDLILGASGTPQQPIPDGAALIQRELGLGASGIPAFSVHATCLSFLTALQVAAHLLASGTYRRILVVSSEVASVGLNFAQPESAVLMGDAAAAVVLERARLGHSSALLAARFETYGDGAHLTEIRGGGSALPPLSPAARPEDFTFRMEGLRVLRMARDLSGAFLEALRPGLSQGLAGLRAVVPHQASRAGLELLSRYGWPERAVARTLPHLGNCVAASIPATLYDLLRSGEVQRGDELLLVGTGAGFSMGGVILRY, from the coding sequence ATGGACCTGGACCTTCCTTTAAGAATCAGCGGCGTCGGCCGCTACCTGCCCGAGCGGGTGGTGCACTCGCGCGACCTCGAGCGGCGCTGCGGCCTGCCTGCCGGCTGGGCCGAGCGGCGTGCGGGGGTCATCACCCGCCGCTGGGCCGACCCGCACCGCGAAACCGCTGCACGCATGGGAGCCTGGGCGGCCCTCGAGGCGCTGGAAGACGCGGGATTGGGACCGCGCGACCTCGACCTGATCTTGGGGGCATCGGGAACGCCGCAGCAGCCCATCCCCGACGGGGCGGCGCTGATCCAGCGCGAACTGGGCCTGGGGGCCTCGGGCATTCCGGCGTTCAGCGTGCACGCCACCTGCCTGAGCTTTCTGACCGCCCTGCAGGTTGCCGCTCACCTGCTCGCCTCGGGAACGTACCGCCGCATCCTGGTGGTCAGCAGCGAGGTTGCCTCGGTGGGGCTGAACTTCGCACAGCCCGAAAGCGCGGTGCTGATGGGCGACGCGGCGGCGGCGGTGGTCCTCGAGCGTGCGCGCCTTGGCCACTCGTCCGCGCTGCTGGCCGCGCGCTTCGAGACCTACGGCGACGGAGCGCACCTGACCGAGATCCGTGGCGGTGGCAGCGCGTTGCCGCCGCTGAGCCCCGCCGCGCGACCCGAGGATTTCACCTTTCGCATGGAGGGCCTGCGGGTGCTGCGCATGGCCCGCGACCTCAGCGGCGCGTTTCTCGAGGCGCTGCGCCCCGGGCTCTCGCAAGGTCTGGCGGGGCTGCGCGCGGTGGTGCCGCACCAGGCGAGCCGCGCGGGCCTCGAGCTGCTCTCGCGCTACGGCTGGCCCGAGCGGGCCGTGGCGCGCACCCTGCCGCACCTCGGGAACTGTGTGGCCGCCTCGATCCCGGCAACTCTCTACGACCTGCTGCGGTCGGGCGAGGTGCAGCGCGGCGATGAGCTGCTGCTGGTCGGGACCGGAGCGGGCTTCTCGATGGGCGGCGTGATCTTGCGCTATTAG